GTATTTCTGAAAAATCCTTCACCAAAAAGTGTAACATTTACTCTGCCCTCATAATTATGCCAACTTGTAATGAGTTTTCTTTTGGGTTTTAGTAATTCTCTGATTACTGATTAAAAATTCACCAAAAGGTTAATATCCAACAATAACTTCAAAAAATTACCCAGACTTCCTGTCCTAAACTTATTTTGGGTTTGTTATTCAATTCcacttaaaaaatgttaaagtggAAATCAATAATGTACCAATTTGACAAGGTTCTTCCATCTTTAGGAACAAGAAAAACTTAATAAATTGTTAGCATTAACCAGAAAAGGaaatgcgtgcatgcatgcactgctcagtcacgcctgactgtgaaccatgaattgtagcccaccagtctcctctgtccatggaattttccagtcaagaatactggagtgggttgtcatatcctactccaagggatctgcccaacccagaaatcgaacttgtgtctcttgtatctcctgcactagcaagcaaattctttacactgttctaatattttggccaattGATGTGAacaattgactcattggaaaagactgatgctggaaaagattgaaggcaaaaggagaagggggtggcagaggatgagttggttagatagtatcactgattcaatggacatgaatttgagcaaactccaggagacactgttcatggggttctcagtaTCTcagaatcaaggtaaattggaagtggtcaaacaggaaatggcaagactgaacattgacattttaggaatcagtgaactaaaatgtattggaatgggtgaatttaattcagataccattatatctactactgtgggcaagaatcccttagacgaaatggagtagccctcatagtcaacaaaagagtccaaaatgcagtacttgggtgcaacctcaaaaacgacacaatgacctctgttcgtttccaagggaagccattcaatatcacagtaatccaagtctatgccccaaccagtaatgctgaagaagctgaagttgaacaattctatgaagacctataagaccttctagaagtaacacccaaaaacaatgtccttttcatcatagaccactggaatgtaaaagtaggaagtcaagagatacctggagtaacaggcaaatttggccttggagtacaaaatgaagcagggcaaaggctaatagagtttttccaagagaatgcattggtcatagcaaacaccctcttccaacaacacaagagaagactctacacatggacatcaccagatggttaatatcaaaatcagattgattatcttctttgcagccgaagatggagaagctctatatagtcagcaaaaaacacaagaccaggagctgactgtggctcagatcatgaactccttattacaaaattaagacttaaattgaagaaaggagggaaaaccactagactattcaggtatgacctaaatcaaatcccttataattacatagtggaaatgacaaatagattcaaggcattagatatgatagacagagttcctgaagaactatgcacagaggttcatgacactgtacatgaggcagtgatcaagaccatccccaagaaatagaaatgcaaaaaggcaaaatggttgtctgaggaggccttacaaatagctgagaaaagaagagaagctaaaggcaaaggagaaagggaaagatatacccatttgaatgcagagttccaaagaatagcaaggagagataagaaagccttcctcagtgatcagtgcaaagaaatagaggaaaacaatagaatgggaaagactagagatctcttcaagaaaattagagctaccaaggaaacatttcatgcaaagatgagcacaataaaggacagaaatggaatggacctaacagaagcagaagatattaagaagaggtggcaacaatacacagaataactatacaaaaaagatcttcatgacccagataaccatgatggtgtgatcactcacttagagccagacatcctggaatgcgaagtcaagtgggcctaaggaagcgTCACTAATAACAAAGCtagaggaagtgatggaattccagttgagctatttcaaatcctaaaagatgatgctgtgaaagtgctgcactcagtatgccagcaaatttggaaaactcagcagtggccacaggattggaaaaggtcagttttcagtctaatcccaaaggcaatgccagagaatgttcaaactattgcacaactgcactcttctcacacactagcaaagtaatgctcaaaattctccaagccaggcttcaacagtacatgaaccgtgaacttccatatgttcaagttggatttagaaaagacagaggaatcagagttcaaattgccaacatccactggattatcataaaagcaagagagttccagaaaaacatctgctttattgactacgccaaagcctttgactgtgtggatcacaacaaactgtggaaaattcttcaagagatgggaataccagaccacctgacctgcctcctgagaaatgtgtatgcaggtcaagaagcatcagttagaactggacatggaacaacagactggttccaaatagggaaaggagtacatcaaggctatatgttgtcaccctgcttatttaacttatatgcagagtatatcatgagaaatgccgggctggatgaagcacaagctggaatcaagattgccaggagaaatattaataacctcagatatgcagatgacaacacccttatggcagaaagcaaagaggaactaaagagcctcttgatgaaagtgaaagaggagagtgaaaaagctggcttaaactcaacattgagaaaattaagatcatggcatctgatccaatcacctcatggcaaatagatgaggatacaatggaaacagtgacagactatttttttgggctccaaaatcactgtagatggtgattgcagccatgaaattaaaagacgcttgctccttggaagaaaagttatgaccaacctggacagcatattaaaaagcagagacattactttgccaacaatggtctgtctaattaaagctatggtttttctagtggtcatgtatggatgtgagagttggaccataaagaaagctgagcactgaagaattgatgcttttgaactgtggtgttggagaagactcttgagagtcccttggactgcaaggagacccaaccagtcaatcctaaaggaaatcagtcctgaattttcattggaaggactgatgctgaagctgaaactccaatactttggccacatgatgtgaagaactgactcattggaatagatcctgatgctgggtatGATTGAacgcaggagaaggggatgacagaggatgagatggttggatggcatcactgactggatggacatgagtttgattaagctctgggagttggtgatggacaggaaagcctggtgtgatacagtccatggggtcacaaagagttggattttagccactgaacaacaatcaaAAAGACTGACTATATAATTTGTCCAAAGTTCAATGGAATAGCTTGACTAGGACATGCCGGGAAGAGATGTTTCATGGAAGAAAATAGTGATCTAATTTTAGATAAATTATTAAAGGCATACTTTGAGCTCCCGCTTGATTAAGTTTAAGAAAGAGGAAGACCACCAAGGGCCACTACAAGTAGAGGAAAGCAGCATCATAAATTGAGTCCAAATTTCTGGAAGGGAatttggctatatatatatatatatatatatatatatgtcaaaagaTGTCATAAAAGATGACCTCATTGACCAAGACTTATATTTCTTAGAAtttatcttaagaaaataaaggaatgatGTAATAAACTTACACTattccttttatcactttaaataattttattattgcaCATTAATTATTCTGtctttaaaattagagaaaattagaaatgatgaAAATGCTTATGAGTGAAGAATTGTTTAATTAAATGGTCTTTCTTCTCCTACTCTCACCCTCTCCAGTCTATTTCGAGCACAGCAACCAGCATCATCTTATAATTAAAATGCAATGACTTGAATGCTTGACTTACTGTAGCAATTGTTTTGCAAAAGACACAAATATTGGATCATAATGTTGTAAATCTGAAACtaaaataatgttatatgtcaattttaCCTCAACACCAACAACATTTTAGTGCAGTGACAGTGGCCACATCACTCCTGTCCTCAAAACATTCCAAAGGTTTCCCTCAGTCAGGGTCAAAGCCTAATCTTTATCCTGCTCTAGTGCATACCTTGCATGGTCTCGAGTTGCCACTTAAGTGGCTCTTCCCTGAACAAGTGTTTGTGCCCCAAGTAACCTTTCATCTTCACTTTAGACACTGAAGAATCTAAAATCTTAGCTCCCTTGTGAAGGACATTCATTTGATATTTGCCTTAACATACACTCTCacacatagatttaaaaaaaaaatgttttctccagAACTGTAATTATGTTAGATACTGAGCAGAAAACTGTTTTTCCCAATCATTATCAAGTGACTATCATCTTTCATCTGGACTATTGCTAAACTGcccactttattattattaataattctgCATATTTAATTTGTTCTCCTcactgcattctttttttctaaaaaatagtCATAATTTTCCCATGTTTAAAATCTACCAATGCCTTCCCATTTCTCTGCAAATGAAGATCCAAATTCCTGATGGTCAAgagttttgttttgggtttttgtttgtttgtttgttttacactgCAAATGCAAGAGCTCAggtcctcgaccagggattgaacctttacGCCCCCTGCGGTGGAAGGGCAGAGCCAGActtcactggatcaccagggaagtcccctgatggTCAAGGTTCAAAAACAGTGCCATACAATGGAAATCTATTGGGAACCAtgtattgaattttaaattttatagcaGCCATGTATTTTCAGAAAGTTTAAACAtggtaaaaataatttaatactaTAGTCAATTTTAGTCAGTCTATCTaaaatatgatcatctcaatatgTAATCAACAATTCAAGTATAATTGTTACCACTATAAAAATATAGttatgtgaggtgatgaatgtgttaatgaaccttattgtggtaataattttgacacatatacatgtttcaaatcattgcactgtacaccttaaatttacatgATGTTATTTATCAGTTATATTTCAAAGCcaaggaaaacattaaaaaaatattgaaatatattacaTTCAGGTTTTCATACTAAGTGTTTGAAGTCCAACGTGTATTTTACTCTACAGTGCATCTCAAATTGGACAAGCCATATTTCACATGCTCCACAGCCTCAAGTGGCTAGGGGCCGCAATACTGGACAATGGAGCTCTACCAGATCAACACTGTgccagggtttccctgatggctcagatggtaaagaatctgcctgcaattcaagagacctgggttcgatccctgggtcaggaaggtcccctggagaaaggaatggctacccactccagtattctcgcctggagaattccatggacagaggagcctggcaggttatagtccatgaggttgcaaagagtcagacaatactgaGCGATCAACACACTCAGTCTTCTCAGGCTGTGGACCCATTTAACCTTCAGGTCCTCAAAATCCAATTCTTTGAATTTTCCTAGTCCTTTATACATATTAAGTTTTCATACaacaaaaattttgaaagaacaCAACCAAACTTTTTTTAATGGCCATAAGATTTGAATGACATTTCACCAATGgaaatacacaaatggccaataagcaaaTGAAAGCTACTCAACAGTCATtaggaaaattcaaattaaaatcaagatgagataccacttcacatccactagAATGATTATAACTAAAAAATAGACAATAACAAGTATAGACAAGAACGTGAAGAAGCTGGGACTTTCATATACTGCTGGTAGGATTGTACAATGTTGTGCTTGCTTTGGGAAATAGTCTGACAGTACCTTAAAATGCTGAATATAGTTATCATAAGACCCTACAATTCCACTTCCAAGTATTTACCTAAGAGAAGTAAATGAAGATGTATGTCTACACAAGACAAATGTCCATACAGACATAGGAATAACCTGTTAGGTCAGAAATTAGGCACAAGCAAGAGGGGTGGCCTAGCCGAAAAGGATGCAAGCTGATCTCGAGACTCCATCCCAGACATgcccaggagagctcacagatatgCTGCAAAAACAACCAGAGATTTTTCCAGCTCCTGCACAAGCACCATAAgcacacagtggatacaaacTAACCACAGGGGCTTCTCCAACTCCAGCACATGTGCCTGTGATGcacagctgtgtcctcaagtAACCTTAGGCAGCTAGGAgccggttcagttcagtcgctcagtcgtgtcagactcggcgaccccatgaatcgcagcacaccagacctccctgttcatcaccaactcccggagttcactcaaactcatgtccatcgagtcagtgatgccatccagccatctcatcctctttcgtccccttctcctcctgcccccaatccctcccagcatcagagtcttttccagtgagtcaactcttcccatgaggtggccaaagtattggagtttcagctttagcatcattccttccaaagaacacccaggactgatctcctttagaatggactggttggatctccttgcagtccaagggactctcaagagtcttttccaacaccgcagttcaaaagcatcaattcttcagcactcagctttcttcacagtccaactctcacatccgtacatgaccactggaaaaaccagagccttgacttgatggacctttgttggcaaagtaatgtctctgcttttgaatatgctatctaggttggtcataactttccaaggagtaagcatcttttaatttcatggctgcagtcaccatctgcagtgattttggagctccccaaaataaagtctgacactgtttccactgcttccccatctatttcccatgaagtgatgggacaagatgccatgatcttagttttctgaatgttgagctttaagccaactttttcactctcctctttcactttgatcaagaggctctttagttcctcttcattttctgccataagggtggtgttatctgcatatctgaggttattgatatttctcctggcaatcttgattccagcttgtgcttcttccagcccagcatttcttatgacgtactctgcatataagttaaataagcagggtgacaatatacagacctgatgtactccttttcctatttggaatcagtctgttgttccatgtccagttctaactgttgcttcctgacctgcatataggtttttcaagaggcaggtcaggtggtctggtattcccatctctttcagaattttccacagtttattgtgatccacacagtcaaaggctttggcatagtcaataaagcagaaatagatgtttttctggaactctcttgctttttccatgatccagcggatgttggcaatttgatctctggctcctctgccttttctaaaaccagcttgaacatctgaagttcacggttcatgtactgctgaagcctggcttggagaattttgagcattactttactagcgtgtgagatgagtgcaattgtgtggtggtttgagcattctttggcattgcctttctttgggattggaatgaaaactgaccttttccagtcctgtggccactgctgagttttccaaatttgctggcatattgagtgcagcagcactttcacagcatcatcttttaggatttgaaatagctcaatgggaattccattacctccactagctttgttcatagtgatgcttttaaggcccacttgacttcacattccaggatgtctggctctaggtacgtgatcacaccatcgtgattatcttggttgtgaagatcttttttgtacagttcttctgtgtattgttgccaccccttaatatcttctgcttctgttcggtccataccatttctgtcctttatcaagggcatctttgcatgaaatgttcccttggtatccctaattttcttgaagagatctctcatctttcccattctgtagggttcataaatattctatacatacatatatctgattataacagactgaattatggaaAAGACATGTGCAATAGAGCCTCTTGTTATGTAACTTGCAACTGTCAATCAAAATGCTCAGTCCACACCCacataaatgaaaatgtaaaaactcTATTTTGCATGTGCCCAGACACACCCCCTTCCCTGATTGGCTTTGAGTGTATGCTGATTTGCATTTTACACAGGGCAGAACCAAGAGAGGAAGACAGGAAGTATAAAAAGGAAAGCCAAGACCTACTCACATGTCTTGGGAGTGCTTGTTTAACAGAAGACTTGTTCACTAGGACTGTaaccagttgtttttttttaatcactgcaaTTATGACATATGAGTTGAGATGTCCTGTCAGAGCTATAATTAGTCTGTCATTCAAGGCTTCATAagacaagagatgggaataaactAACCTGACAAACCCTAAAGGTCCGTCAACAAGTAAAAAGGTAacgtattttgtgtgtgtgcatgtgtgcatgtgtatgtgtacatgtctGTGCACATgtctgtgcatgtatgtgtgcttagttccTTTAGTGGAGTCCAGTACTTTGTGACCCCTCCCCCCAGGCTATAACCTGGGTTACCATTTGCTTACTCCAGGGATTGTTtgcaactcaggaatcaaatctgaGTCTTATTTCCCCTGCACTGGTATATGGAATTTTTACCACTATAttagtctcttacatctccagtatattggcaggctacatacagtccatggggtcccaagagttggacacgacctagtgactaaaccaccacacagAGATAGAGAGTAAATAAATAGTTGCCTAGGGGGCATGAGGATGGAGAATGACGGCAAATAGGCACAGGGACTTTTGGGGAATAAGGGAACCGTTCTAAAACTGGGTCATGGTGATGGTGGCACAattctataaaattattaaaaatcaggtggtgctagtggtaaagaaccagcctgccaacgcaggagatgttagaaatgtgggtttgatccctggattggagacgatcccctggaggagggcgtggcaacccactccagtattctcgcctggagaatcccatggacagaggaacctggtgggctcagtgcatagggtcacacagagtcggacatgactgaagcaattcagCACAcataaaatgagtgaattttatgacataaaatatttatctcaataaaattattttaagtaaaatactcacaataaattaaaaaataaatctgaggTAGTGCATTGGGCAGTCCTGAGGCTCTGTCTCTTGCTTCCACAGTGTTTGAATGGAATAGATGCAAGGATGCCCCTTCCTCCAACGCCTGTCCACCCTCCAATATCCTGGGCCTCCAGACCAGCCAACACCTTCTTTTGAGCTTAGCTCCTTACTGATCAACCATGAGCTCCCAGACTCATCAGAATGATGCCACCCAGGTAGAGGCTGCTGTCAACTGCCCAGTCAACATGTATCTGCACGCCTCCTACACCCACCTTTCTGGGCTTATTTCCACCACGATGGCTCTGGAGTGCATGGGCCACCTTCTCAAGGAATTTGAAACAGGCTGGAAACTGGTCCCTGGggccctttgctgcagtgcttccACCTGGACAAACCTCCCCTCTTCTGGAgcaatgaaatacaaagaaactgtaaggaactaaaaataactgcatgcatgtATAGTTGGGACAAATtatgaacaataagaaaaaagactaaaaaccCAACTGCTACTTCTCAAGAATTGGAAGCAAAAGCAGGGTGTTGGCCCTGTACTCAGCATCCCTGGACCTATCCCTACCCTTATTCCATTTGAGAGGCCAGCTCACTCCCCCATTAGGGAGCCAGTAAGGCAACCTGTTACTAGTTTTCACTCCCTCATGCTTAACCCTAACCCAAAAGGAGCAGGGTAAAACCCAGGACGCTGTGGAAGCCATCGAGCTCAGGGAAAAGCACCCAAAATCGGCCTTCATGGACCTGCAGGCCCGGGGCTCTGCCAGTGCAATCCCCACCTTCTCGACTTCCCTGACagcaggaagaccccctggtgtCAGGGCTTCTGCCTGAAGCCCCTTTCTACAGCCACTAGGCAGCTTGTTAACCACCTGGAGACTTCCCCTAAGCCTTGCACCAAGTGGAAACAATAAAGCTTTTtgtagcaaaacaaaaaaaaaccacttgAATGTTTACATCCTGTTGTAACATTTTCATACCTTTTATAGTCCCAGCCTCCTCCCAACAGATCCTAAGTTGCAGGCAGGGAAGAACCATTCATGCCTTGCTCCTGGTTGTAGCCCCACCATCCACGCTATGCCTTGCCCAGAGCAGGGGCTCAAACAGCTGTTGAATATACTGAATAAATTGCTTAGGcaatttcaaaaaaaatcacCGACACTTAAAGTTCTTAAAAATCCTACTCAGCAATAAAACACactcaacaacatggatgaacattaTGGAAGAAGCCAGAAACCACTGACTACTATACTATATGACTGcatttataaaattctagaaCAGCGAAAAATTGATATTCTGAATAGTGGTTTCCTGGGAGAGCAGGGGGCAGGCACTGAGTGGGAAGGGGTACAAGAGAACTCTCAAAGGTGATGGCAGTTAcataggtgttcagttcagtcgctcagtcgtgtctgactctttgtgaccccacggactgcagcatgccaggtttccctgtccatcaccaactcctggagtttagtcaaactcatgtccatcacagcagtcatgccatccaaccatcttatcctctgtcctccccttctcctcagccttcaatctttctcagcatcagggtcttttccagtgaaagttcttcgcatcaggtggccaaagtattagagtttcagcttcagcatcagtccttgcaatgaatattcaggactgatttcctttcagattgacaggttgatctccttgcagtccaagggacttctcaagagtcttctccaacaccacagttcaaaagcatcaattcttccgttctcagctttctcacatccatacatgactactggaaaaaccatagctttgactaggtggacctttgttggtaaagtaatgtctctgctttttaatatgctgtctaggttggccataaattttcttccaaggagcaagtgtcttttaatttcatggctgcactcactatctgcagtgattttggagcccaagaaaataaagtctgtcactgtttccattgtttcc
This genomic interval from Bos indicus x Bos taurus breed Angus x Brahman F1 hybrid chromosome X, Bos_hybrid_MaternalHap_v2.0, whole genome shotgun sequence contains the following:
- the LOC113887556 gene encoding ferritin light chain-like, producing MSSQTHQNDATQVEAAVNCPVNMYLHASYTHLSGLISTTMALECMGHLLKEFETGWKLVPGALCCSASTWTNLPSSGAMKYKETEQGKTQDAVEAIELREKHPKSAFMDLQARGSASAIPTFSTSLTAGRPPGVRASA